tttctttcgcACGGAATACAACACGTTGCTGCGATAACAGGTTACTAAAAATTCTTTCTAATTTTCCGGAGACAAAATGAAGTTTCATTGaacattgtttattgttttattaaaacaggTAACTCAAACTAAGGCTTACCGCTGCACCTCTATAGTTTATCTAATCTGAAAATTATTGCTCGTTAACTTCACTTTGGAAGTTATCTCAAAGCAATTAAATCTCAATTAGGGctcaataattatgaattaagaTTAACATTTGAAAACTATTATTGTTCCAGGTATGGGCGTTACTAGAACTGACAATATACTGCCTGCTGGTGACGCTGGCCCCTCTCGGCAAAGATGGGAACGTGTCGATGCACAAATATGTGTTCTACGTGACTGCAGCCTGTGTCAGCGGGACACATCTCATCTGTTCTGTGCTCCTGGTAGTCGCCGCTTATAAGGTAAGGAGCTGAGAACACTAATCATAAcactaattaattttttatactgGGAACATGGTTTAGTTAAGAATCTGAATATCAGAAAAGAACGATTTTTTTTCTAGAAGTAGACAGAAGTATTATAACAGTAAATACTTAGTTACCTGATTCAGGCAGATTTTTAATGCAGATGAAGATCAAGTCTATCATTTCACGTAATGCCAGACTTTGCAGAAATGacgtgaaattaatttaaattaaaaaaaaattatgacagcTTTCTGTCATGAATTGCAAAATTTCAAACTCACACCCTTTTTGCtccccggcagtcgcacttgcgatgaTTCAGTCGACGAGGTATTACGCAGTTGCTACTGTAGGTActtatctattatttttttctttgttcagAAACTAGCATCCCTAACGTTGCCGTGGACGATAGTGACGGGGATCATCACGGCGATATACTTCCTGCTGTCCTTCACCGGCATCAGCCTGGTGCTGCAGGACGAGGGGGAGATGCTGGAGGTCGAGGCCGTCGTCATCTTCATACACCTCGCTAGGTCATGTGAGTATCTCCACCTATGTAGGTACAGTTAAACATTTATtgaacataagtaggtacttacgaACTGAAGAATGTTCTTATATTCGCCTGCCGTGAGTTCATGGCCCGCTCAAGCCTGAGGTcgcgtcatttgtttttttttccaaacTTATGCTATTGTTTTGATAGTTTCATGTCCCGCCTACTGATTACTAGAAAAAGGGCGGgcaaaaaatatgtagaatagtttaaatagtatagtataatatgtatatttcgaCATGTACTACCCCACTTACTGtacttaaataaagtattttttcgaCAGCCATCAAATCAGAACAACTTTATaatgcaatatttattattgttccaGTTATCTCAGTATACTGCATCGTGGTGGTGCACAGCCGACACAAACAGATCATGCACGAGGAGGACGAGACCAGGTTCCAGCACTCTGGGCGCATCTACCACCCTGTCAGCGTGAAGGTGGAAGACCACGTCCTATAGACTAATATGAATAATAGCcaagtataggtacctataaccAATGTTACCAGAACATTTGCTAAGCTTTTAGTTTGCATTTATTTACATGCATAAAcgcaaattaattaagtaaatatataaatgctTAAGTGTTTCTCATACCTACTGTTTTTAAGGTGTCTGGAGACGtgtatttaaacttttaatagtCTAGTGTACCTTGTGTGTgaactatattaaaaatacctgcattttttaaggtaaataggtaattattgtaAAGTGCAAATGATTGTACCTAAAAAGTATTTGTGATagcaaaattattatacttaaacgAATTTCTAGTACCTAAATACTTATATGATTAAATAAAGTATGTACCTTCGTGCGTAAGTAGTTTTAAGAAAATAGTGAGATTGTAACAATGCAAGTTCCTGTGAATCAATGTAACGAATGTGTACAAAGTATCCGTATCTCACAATCATAAGTATTTTGTAAGTaccttaataaattatttcattgttaaGGGCTCCCACACAAAACTGCGATGCGATTCGAATTTCTGCGATGCGATTTAGTGCGGCGTAGTTTTGTATGGGAGCCCTAAATCGCATCGCATCGCATCGCATCGTAGTTTTGTGTGGGAGCCCTTAGTGTTCATATATTTTTGGTGTTTGAATTTGATCTAttaatctattaaatattattggcCTACCCATCTTTGTAACCAATATGGCTATTTAAATGTCTACCTGCATCCACGTAGTCTAAAAAATGTAGgactaattaatattaagttgtaACTATTCATTCGGTCATTTGaaataattagattttgtttggttttaattattgaatCTTGTAGACGTTCCTTTTCCTAGTCAAGTTGTTTTAAGTGAAACGGAACGCGCCGCTTACGTCAGAAAAACGTCGTCTTGTTGGCGCCATTCAAAACGACAACAATACGTTATCTCTGTCGTACACGTTAAAGATAGATCTATGCATCTCACTCACGCCCAAAATTTTATTCCTAGAGTAGAGATTTTTATTTCAGCAGCGCAAATCGTCAAGGCGGGTTGGTTTTGTTGTGGAGTGTGTGAAATCGTAATAAATTacaaacgaaaaataaattaatgttagtaTTGCAATTTGTTACTAAATAAGATAGTGACCTTACAATATTTACCGGAGTTTCCTGAAGAAAAAGCTTTTGCTGTATTTATCgatgtaagtacatattaaaatattttattattttactacaagGTTGTCGTCTGTCGGCGTTGCTGATTATGATTTTCAGCCACCAGATGTTTACATTCCGGTTTTATCTTTTAATGTACCTATTCTAAAGATATTTTtggcaaatattatttataaatcgtGAGGAGTATTCTTAAGAATAGTTAAACACAAGACTTTGTTCCTGAGTGAATTTACTTTCGATTCAAAATGTAATCTTTGTGTTATCAATATTCAAATTAGGTAGATATTCCGAGTTTCCAGGCTCACTAAAATGTTTAGAATTATCTGCAAACATGTCAAACCTACCAACCATAGGCACTCCCATAGTTCAACATACTAAAGTTATCTTGTTGCTAAGAGCTCAGAAAGTGTGTGTACAGGTTGTGTGAGCCAGGACCatagaacaataaaaattaaagtcataggtatttagtaattatacactaaaaataaattagtaggtAGGGTATGTAAGCTGTTCCAcatcataaataaatgataaatgatatttatttctgtaaataggtcataaaataacacttttacacgtcaatatttcaaatagctagatgaggccggcatttcctatctgactactctgagaagaaatgccgaaacaaactcagaggtcaaaacaaactcagaggtcaagATCATCATTTGACAATGACATAGATTTGTGTGTTATACTAATGTTTGCAAACTACTTCTAATGATAATTTTTACTAtgattatgaaaataactaCAATCTGTACTCATAAAAAGCAAAAATCGCAAAAACCACAAtgcttaattaaatatttaaatattcttatcTCCGGAGCTACATGCATGTAAGAATACACATGTTATCATCACCTTTGCTGGTAATCAAGTTGACATTATAACTTTTAATGTTAGTGGAATGGACAGAGTATTCAAGGTTGCAGCATATCCTATATAATGTCACTCCTTTTAATCAATGATgaaaggcagaggtgcacaaaaagtgtaaacaaacaataccTTTTATCACAACACCAGTGTAAACAGTTATTGGTGAATCAATCTTACtatctttgtaatattataaatacgaaagtttgtaagtttttgtgtttgtttgttactcaatcatgtcaaaacagctgaagggactGAGAGAAAATTTCGAACAgtgatagattatagtctgggataacacataggctactttttatcccgtcTTCCCTCTGTCCCGCCTTCAGCAGcagctggtagaagctagtaattaataaattaaacttctt
This genomic interval from Spodoptera frugiperda isolate SF20-4 chromosome 6, AGI-APGP_CSIRO_Sfru_2.0, whole genome shotgun sequence contains the following:
- the LOC118267436 gene encoding uncharacterized protein LOC118267436, giving the protein MGVPMINKCCYCATLHTGTLIIGYVYSVWALLELTIYCLLVTLAPLGKDGNVSMHKYVFYVTAACVSGTHLICSVLLVVAAYKKLASLTLPWTIVTGIITAIYFLLSFTGISLVLQDEGEMLEVEAVVIFIHLARSFISVYCIVVVHSRHKQIMHEEDETRFQHSGRIYHPVSVKVEDHVL